The Streptomyces sp. P9-A4 genome contains a region encoding:
- a CDS encoding helix-turn-helix domain-containing protein, protein MAETLKKGSRVTGAARDKLAADLKKKYDSGASIRALAEETGRSYGFVHRMLSESGVTLRGRGGATRGKKAASA, encoded by the coding sequence GTGGCCGAGACTCTGAAGAAGGGCAGCCGGGTGACCGGCGCCGCGCGCGACAAGCTCGCGGCAGACCTGAAGAAGAAGTACGACTCCGGTGCGAGCATCCGGGCGCTGGCCGAGGAAACGGGCCGCTCCTACGGATTCGTCCACCGGATGCTCAGCGAGTCCGGAGTCACGCTGCGTGGACGCGGCGGAGCGACCCGGGGCAAGAAGGCGGCCTCGGCCTGA
- a CDS encoding ABC-F family ATP-binding cassette domain-containing protein — MITASGVELRAGARVLIESASFRVAKGDRIGLVGRNGAGKTTLTKCLAGEGQPAAGNIARSGEVGYLPQDPRTGDLDVLARDRILSARGLDTLIKKMRMNEERIATGSGGTRDKAMRQYERQETEFLTKGGYAAEAEASTIAAALGLPDRVMGQPLHTLSGGQRRRVELARILFSDADTLLLDEPTNHLDADSIVWLRDYLKTYRGGFIVISHDVDLVETVVNKVFYLDANRSTIDVYNMGWKLYQQQREADEKRRKRERQNAEKKAAALNSQADKMRAKATKTVAAQNMAKRAERLLSGLEAVRASDKVAKLRFPEPAPCGKTPLTAEGLSKSYGSLEIFTDVDLAIDKGSRVVILGLNGAGKTTLLRLLAGAEKPDTGEVTPGHGLKLGYYAQEHETLDPERSVLENMRSAAPDLDLVQVRKTLGSFLFSGDDVDKPAGVLSGGEKTRLALATLVVSSANVLLLDEPTNNLDPASREEILGALRTYKGAVVLVTHDEGAVDALEPERIILLPDGVEDLWGPDYADLVTLA, encoded by the coding sequence GTGATCACCGCATCCGGCGTCGAGCTGCGCGCCGGCGCCCGTGTCCTCATCGAATCCGCTTCCTTCCGTGTCGCCAAGGGCGACCGCATCGGCCTCGTCGGCCGCAACGGAGCGGGCAAGACCACCCTCACCAAGTGCCTCGCGGGCGAGGGCCAGCCGGCCGCCGGCAACATCGCCCGCTCCGGCGAGGTCGGCTATCTGCCGCAGGACCCGCGCACCGGTGACCTCGACGTCCTGGCCCGCGACCGCATCCTCTCCGCGCGCGGCCTCGACACCCTCATCAAGAAGATGCGGATGAACGAGGAGCGCATCGCCACCGGCTCCGGCGGCACCCGCGACAAGGCGATGCGGCAGTACGAGCGCCAGGAGACCGAGTTCCTCACCAAGGGCGGCTACGCGGCCGAGGCCGAGGCCTCCACCATCGCCGCCGCCCTCGGTCTGCCCGACCGCGTGATGGGCCAGCCGCTGCACACCCTCTCCGGTGGTCAGCGCCGCCGCGTCGAGCTGGCCCGGATCCTGTTCTCGGACGCCGACACCCTCCTTCTCGACGAGCCCACGAACCACCTCGACGCCGACTCCATCGTCTGGCTGCGCGACTACCTGAAGACCTACCGCGGCGGCTTCATCGTCATCTCCCACGACGTCGACCTCGTCGAGACCGTGGTCAACAAGGTCTTCTACCTGGACGCCAACCGCTCCACGATCGACGTCTACAACATGGGCTGGAAGCTCTACCAGCAGCAGCGCGAGGCCGACGAGAAGCGCCGCAAGCGCGAGCGCCAGAACGCCGAGAAGAAGGCCGCCGCCCTCAACTCGCAGGCCGACAAGATGCGCGCCAAGGCCACCAAGACCGTGGCCGCGCAGAACATGGCGAAGCGCGCCGAGCGACTGCTCTCCGGCCTGGAGGCGGTGCGCGCCTCCGACAAGGTCGCCAAGCTCCGCTTCCCCGAGCCGGCGCCCTGCGGCAAGACCCCGCTGACGGCCGAGGGGCTCTCCAAGTCCTACGGTTCGCTCGAGATCTTCACCGATGTGGACCTCGCCATCGACAAGGGCTCCCGCGTCGTCATCCTCGGCCTCAACGGCGCGGGCAAGACCACGCTGCTGCGGCTCCTCGCCGGGGCGGAGAAGCCCGACACCGGCGAGGTCACCCCGGGCCACGGCCTCAAGCTCGGCTACTACGCCCAGGAGCACGAGACGCTCGACCCCGAGCGCAGCGTCCTGGAGAACATGCGCTCGGCCGCGCCCGACCTCGACCTCGTCCAGGTCCGCAAGACGCTCGGCTCCTTCCTGTTCTCCGGCGACGACGTCGACAAGCCGGCCGGGGTCCTCTCCGGCGGCGAGAAGACCCGGCTGGCCCTGGCCACCCTGGTCGTCTCCTCGGCGAACGTGCTGCTCCTGGACGAGCCGACCAACAACCTGGACCCGGCCAGCCGCGAGGAGATCCTCGGGGCCCTGCGCACCTACAAGGGCGCCGTCGTCCTGGTCACCCACGACGAGGGCGCGGTGGACGCGCTGGAGCCGGAGCGGATCATCCTGCTCCCGGACGGCGTCGAGGACCTGTGGGGCCCGGACTACGCGGACCTGGTCACCCTGGCCTGA
- the ypfJ gene encoding KPN_02809 family neutral zinc metallopeptidase encodes MQFDDDADLDTSEVRDVRGSRVPGGRATVGGGVIGLIALVLGVLFGVGPDQLGLSGGGDEPVAGASSVAQVDQSCKKGSDANAREGCRTVAVVNSLQDYWRTEYARRGGTYGPAKTVMFSRRVGTACGSATSAVGPFYCPGDRQVYLDLGFFDELRTKFGSSGGPFAQAYVVAHEYGHHIQNLMGTLSRAQDGRTGANSDAVRVELQADCYAGVWARHATSSPDDRTGRPLLTTLTDADIRDGLDAAAAVGDDRIQERFQGRVTPEPWTHGSAAQRQQWFHEGYRTGDMARCNTFR; translated from the coding sequence GTGCAGTTCGACGACGACGCCGACCTGGACACCTCGGAGGTACGGGATGTCCGGGGCAGCCGCGTCCCCGGGGGCAGGGCGACCGTCGGCGGCGGTGTCATCGGCCTCATCGCCCTGGTCCTGGGCGTGCTCTTCGGGGTGGGACCGGACCAGCTCGGGCTCTCCGGGGGCGGCGACGAGCCGGTGGCCGGCGCCTCCTCGGTGGCCCAGGTCGACCAGAGCTGCAAGAAGGGGTCCGACGCGAACGCCCGTGAGGGCTGCCGGACCGTCGCCGTCGTCAACAGCCTCCAGGACTACTGGCGGACCGAGTACGCCCGCAGGGGCGGCACCTACGGGCCCGCGAAGACGGTGATGTTCAGCCGGCGGGTAGGGACCGCGTGCGGCTCCGCGACCTCGGCGGTGGGGCCGTTCTACTGCCCCGGCGACCGGCAGGTCTATCTGGACCTGGGCTTCTTCGACGAGCTGCGGACCAAGTTCGGGTCGAGCGGCGGGCCCTTCGCGCAGGCGTACGTGGTGGCGCACGAGTACGGCCATCACATCCAGAACCTGATGGGAACGCTGAGCCGCGCCCAGGACGGGCGGACCGGCGCGAACTCCGACGCCGTACGGGTCGAGCTCCAGGCCGACTGCTACGCGGGCGTCTGGGCGCGGCACGCGACGAGCAGCCCCGACGACCGGACGGGCCGGCCGCTCCTGACCACGCTCACCGACGCGGACATCCGGGACGGCCTCGACGCGGCGGCGGCGGTGGGCGACGACCGGATCCAGGAGAGGTTCCAGGGCCGGGTGACCCCGGAGCCCTGGACGCACGGCTCGGCGGCGCAGCGGCAGCAGTGGTTCCACGAGGGCTACCGGACCGGCGACATGGCCCGCTGCAACACCTTCCGCTGA
- a CDS encoding VOC family protein gives MAEAPQVCPTLTYDDAKAAIKQLTEGFGFTATAVYEAEDGRVAHAELAYGNGMVMLGSKGTGSEFDKLMARGGPVGVFVHVDDVDEHHARAAAHGIEIVMPPKDQDYGSRDYMARDAEGNIWSFGTYTPGAAE, from the coding sequence ATGGCCGAGGCACCCCAGGTCTGTCCGACACTGACGTACGACGACGCCAAGGCGGCGATCAAGCAGCTCACGGAGGGCTTCGGCTTCACCGCGACCGCGGTGTACGAGGCCGAGGACGGGCGGGTCGCGCACGCCGAGCTGGCGTACGGGAACGGCATGGTGATGCTGGGCAGCAAGGGCACCGGCAGCGAGTTCGACAAGCTGATGGCCCGCGGCGGCCCGGTGGGCGTCTTCGTCCACGTGGACGACGTCGACGAGCACCACGCGCGCGCCGCCGCCCACGGCATCGAGATCGTGATGCCGCCCAAGGACCAGGACTACGGCTCCCGGGACTACATGGCCCGGGACGCCGAGGGGAACATCTGGAGCTTCGGGACGTACACCCCCGGCGCCGCGGAGTAG
- a CDS encoding alpha/beta hydrolase, with the protein MRPATATAAAVTTLIGVGAVAIAAGRYASDVALRAPSGRPLPGDPKLTVHATDPERITLTRSLASLRPGTYGIEGHGLHAVVGPVLDRVPHTADTVVRRLERVELGVFGPGARVRFTPQLHRGTPITALGLAQEDVEIPGELGPLPAWLVAAPRTTWVIALHGLGTTREHPLNVVPFFNRRKIPVLVPAYRGDEGAPASPDGLAHLGDSEWRDVDATIRYAVRRGARKVVLHGWGTGASMALRAAAESGMRDRISGLVLDSPVLDWEATLRNLVSAHHVPGPLLPLAVRSAQGRTGVHGDLLMAASEPEALRVPVLLLHGPDDTVAPWEPSVELAARRPDLVTLHTVRHAPHAAMWNADPVRYEEALRRFLTPLL; encoded by the coding sequence GTGCGCCCGGCTACAGCGACGGCAGCGGCCGTCACCACTCTGATCGGTGTCGGCGCGGTCGCGATCGCGGCCGGCCGGTACGCCAGCGACGTCGCCCTCAGGGCGCCGTCCGGACGACCCCTGCCCGGGGATCCCAAACTGACCGTGCACGCCACGGACCCCGAACGGATCACCCTCACCCGCAGCCTCGCCTCGCTGCGCCCCGGCACGTACGGGATCGAGGGCCACGGCCTGCACGCCGTCGTCGGCCCCGTCCTCGACCGGGTCCCGCACACCGCGGACACCGTCGTCCGGCGCCTGGAACGGGTCGAACTCGGGGTGTTCGGCCCCGGAGCCCGCGTCCGGTTCACCCCCCAGCTGCACCGGGGCACACCGATCACCGCCCTCGGGCTCGCCCAGGAGGACGTCGAGATCCCCGGCGAACTCGGCCCGCTGCCCGCCTGGCTGGTCGCCGCCCCCCGCACCACCTGGGTCATCGCCCTGCACGGCCTCGGCACCACCCGCGAGCACCCGCTCAACGTCGTCCCCTTCTTCAACCGGCGCAAGATCCCCGTCCTCGTCCCCGCCTACCGGGGCGACGAGGGAGCACCCGCCTCCCCCGACGGCCTCGCCCACCTCGGCGACTCCGAATGGCGCGACGTCGACGCCACCATCCGGTACGCCGTCCGTCGCGGCGCCCGCAAGGTCGTCCTGCACGGCTGGGGGACCGGGGCCTCGATGGCGCTGCGCGCCGCCGCCGAGTCCGGGATGCGCGACCGGATCAGCGGCCTCGTCCTCGACTCCCCGGTCCTCGACTGGGAAGCCACCCTCCGCAACCTCGTCTCGGCCCACCACGTCCCCGGACCGCTGCTCCCGCTCGCCGTCCGCTCCGCCCAGGGCAGGACCGGAGTCCACGGCGACCTGCTCATGGCCGCTTCCGAACCCGAGGCCCTGCGCGTCCCGGTCCTCCTCCTGCACGGCCCCGACGACACCGTCGCCCCCTGGGAACCCTCCGTCGAGCTCGCCGCGCGCCGTCCCGACCTGGTCACCCTCCACACCGTGCGGCACGCCCCGCACGCCGCGATGTGGAACGCCGACCCGGTCCGTTACGAGGAAGCCCTCCGCCGCTTCCTCACTCCCCTCCTCTGA